In Streptomyces sp. SID8374, one genomic interval encodes:
- a CDS encoding DoxX family protein: MSSRLNGAQPYALGLFRFVIGLIFAIHGASSIFGIFGGREPEVGAWPGWYAALIQLVCGTLVALGLGTRIAAFLASGSMAYAYFVVHQPEALTPVGNGGEASALFCWAFLLLVFTGPGAVALDRFFGSGTERVPAEESRREPATAVSV; the protein is encoded by the coding sequence CAGTCGCCTGAACGGGGCCCAGCCCTATGCGCTCGGCCTCTTCCGCTTCGTCATCGGCCTGATCTTCGCCATCCACGGCGCCTCCAGCATCTTCGGCATCTTCGGCGGCCGTGAGCCGGAGGTCGGAGCCTGGCCGGGCTGGTACGCGGCCCTGATCCAGCTGGTCTGCGGCACCCTGGTCGCCCTCGGCCTCGGCACCCGTATCGCCGCCTTCCTCGCCTCCGGGTCGATGGCCTACGCGTACTTCGTGGTCCACCAGCCCGAGGCGCTCACCCCGGTCGGCAACGGCGGCGAGGCCTCGGCCCTCTTCTGCTGGGCGTTCCTGCTGCTGGTCTTCACCGGCCCGGGCGCCGTGGCCCTGGACCGGTTCTTCGGGTCGGGCACCGAGCGCGTCCCCGCCGAGGAGTCCCGCCGCGAGCCCGCCACGGCCGTCTCGGTCTGA
- a CDS encoding superoxide dismutase family protein, translated as MGAAALVMLTGGVSLAHGAADESGGAPAPDGGGHAAHSTGAGEASGAEEAGMVGGASRSGGFWMRADGVFSPPGSFVPSDALTYDTALVPASARIEITQFADRTSHRVGTRLRGLVPNRAYGMHVHTSPCAADPASAGPHYQHRTSATADPLNEVWLDFRTDGKGNGEAEARHEWGFRDGGARSVIVHDAQGGAGKRVACFTVPFAS; from the coding sequence GTGGGGGCGGCGGCCCTGGTGATGCTCACCGGCGGTGTCTCCCTCGCCCATGGCGCGGCGGACGAGTCGGGCGGCGCGCCCGCTCCGGACGGCGGAGGCCACGCGGCCCACAGCACCGGCGCCGGAGAGGCGAGCGGCGCCGAAGAGGCAGGCATGGTCGGCGGCGCCTCGCGGAGCGGCGGGTTCTGGATGCGGGCCGACGGGGTGTTCTCGCCGCCCGGCTCCTTCGTCCCGTCCGACGCGCTGACGTACGACACCGCGCTCGTGCCGGCGTCCGCGCGGATCGAGATCACGCAGTTCGCCGACCGGACCAGCCACCGCGTCGGCACCCGGCTGCGCGGCCTCGTCCCGAACCGTGCGTACGGGATGCACGTGCACACCTCGCCCTGTGCGGCCGATCCCGCGTCGGCGGGGCCGCACTACCAGCACCGCACCTCGGCCACCGCAGACCCGCTCAACGAGGTGTGGCTGGACTTCCGCACCGACGGCAAGGGCAACGGCGAGGCGGAGGCCCGGCACGAATGGGGGTTCCGGGACGGCGGTGCCCGGTCGGTGATCGTCCACGACGCCCAGGGGGGTGCGGGGAAGCGGGTGGCCTGCTTCACGGTGCCGTTCGCGTCCTAG